The Candidatus Koribacter versatilis Ellin345 genome has a segment encoding these proteins:
- a CDS encoding ArsA family ATPase, whose protein sequence is MPSFTFVIGKGGVGKTTVAASLALHTANTHPRAKTLLLSTDPAHSLADVLETKLGDTPKKLKAKGALYARELDASAAVEEFLAAQREGILRILESGSLFTRDEIAPLLDSALPGMAEVAALLAIHDLLESDYDEVIVDTAPMGHTLRLFELPAHLERFLHLLEVSAGRDAVLAAHFGGSVSENQYVARWQEMVRKVAQSLDHEHARLLLVTSSEKFSLNEAIRAREQLQRAPVPMEIAEIVLNRAVTAVSGCKRCTTAAKKTVAARRFLAKEFKRVPLRTGEDPGSPIAGVDALTAFGKHVFEGRALRLKQSKPVREKALDIEEAQWPVLNTPLTLTLGKGGVGKTTISAAMAFHARAKNAKEAVCICSIDPAPSLDDVFQTEVTNQLAPVLDDAKLFAAEIDAVGEYQRWAEEMRARVEDATSTEVRGVHLDLSFERDLFLAILDVVPPGVDELFATFRILDLVERGGRVQIDMAPTGHALEVLRTPARLLGWARVLLKTLAHHRTLPLARDAAVEIATVSQRVRELSTTLSDSKRSQVWVVMLAEPLPDRETRRLLCDLQELKAPVAGVFVNRVLMDETHCPRCSRAQAWQRQTLAKMKDGAFPVFVVPEMPEEIAGARGLQRFTKSLWRLQ, encoded by the coding sequence CGGAAAAGGCGGCGTCGGCAAGACGACCGTAGCGGCGTCGCTTGCGCTGCACACGGCGAACACACACCCGCGCGCGAAGACGCTGCTGCTCTCGACCGATCCTGCACACTCGCTCGCCGATGTGCTTGAAACCAAGCTCGGCGATACTCCAAAAAAACTGAAAGCCAAAGGTGCGTTGTACGCCCGGGAACTCGATGCCTCGGCGGCAGTCGAAGAGTTTCTCGCCGCGCAGCGTGAAGGCATTCTACGTATCCTTGAGAGCGGATCTTTGTTCACGCGCGACGAGATCGCGCCACTGCTCGACAGCGCTCTGCCCGGAATGGCGGAAGTCGCGGCGCTGCTGGCGATCCACGACCTGCTCGAATCCGATTACGACGAAGTGATCGTAGATACGGCGCCCATGGGCCACACCCTGCGCCTATTCGAACTCCCAGCGCACCTGGAGCGCTTCTTGCACTTACTGGAAGTCTCCGCCGGTCGCGATGCAGTGCTGGCAGCCCACTTCGGCGGAAGCGTAAGCGAGAACCAGTACGTCGCGCGCTGGCAGGAAATGGTGCGAAAAGTGGCGCAGTCGCTGGATCACGAACACGCGCGATTGCTCCTGGTGACGTCGTCGGAAAAGTTTTCGTTGAATGAGGCCATTCGCGCGCGGGAGCAGCTTCAGCGAGCGCCGGTTCCGATGGAGATCGCAGAGATCGTGCTGAACCGAGCTGTAACTGCGGTTTCCGGCTGCAAGCGATGTACAACGGCGGCGAAGAAAACGGTGGCAGCGAGACGGTTTCTCGCGAAGGAATTCAAGCGCGTACCGCTGCGGACAGGCGAAGACCCAGGCAGCCCAATCGCAGGCGTCGACGCGCTGACGGCATTCGGCAAGCATGTATTCGAGGGAAGGGCGCTGCGGCTAAAGCAGTCGAAGCCCGTGCGCGAAAAGGCACTCGATATCGAAGAAGCGCAGTGGCCCGTACTCAACACCCCGCTGACTCTCACGCTAGGCAAAGGCGGTGTCGGCAAGACGACCATCTCTGCGGCAATGGCCTTTCACGCCCGTGCAAAAAATGCGAAGGAAGCAGTGTGCATCTGCTCAATCGATCCCGCGCCGTCACTCGATGACGTCTTCCAAACCGAAGTCACGAACCAACTAGCTCCGGTGTTAGACGACGCCAAACTCTTCGCTGCGGAAATCGATGCAGTTGGGGAGTATCAGCGCTGGGCGGAAGAGATGCGCGCAAGGGTCGAAGACGCTACTTCGACCGAAGTCCGCGGCGTGCATCTCGATCTCAGCTTCGAGCGCGACCTCTTCCTGGCAATTCTCGACGTGGTGCCGCCCGGCGTGGACGAACTCTTCGCGACCTTTCGCATCCTCGACCTCGTAGAACGCGGCGGTCGGGTGCAGATTGACATGGCGCCCACCGGCCACGCCTTGGAAGTATTGCGCACCCCGGCACGGCTATTGGGTTGGGCGCGGGTTTTGTTGAAAACCCTCGCGCACCACCGTACACTACCCCTCGCGCGCGATGCGGCCGTGGAGATTGCGACAGTCTCGCAACGAGTGCGCGAACTTTCGACAACGCTCAGCGATTCCAAACGCAGTCAGGTGTGGGTGGTCATGCTGGCAGAACCGCTGCCGGACCGGGAGACGCGTCGCTTGCTGTGCGATTTGCAGGAATTGAAAGCGCCGGTGGCGGGAGTTTTCGTCAACCGCGTCTTGATGGACGAGACCCACTGCCCGCGCTGTAGCCGCGCACAGGCGTGGCAGCGGCAAACGCTGGCGAAGATGAAAGACGGCGCTTTCCCGGTATTTGTCGTGCCGGAGATGCCAGAGGAAATCGCAGGAGCGCGCGGGCTGCAACGGTTCACCAAATCTCTATGGCGACTGCAATAA
- a CDS encoding GvpL/GvpF family gas vesicle protein, which translates to MATAIKKKSAKKTAKQPAGALYLYGISLPAKKSVDIRAEAVDGNAAVESIRLGGFDAWISRVDRSEYADRLAENMENLEWLATIGVRHQRAVGDLASKVEILPARFGTVFLSEASLQEHIAGQKKSIQSVFKKIAGAEEWGIKIFRTATPKAPAMIEASSGTDYLKRKAQTVMPRKKEEDPSLAEFVEALSKASADTAAGGKASAGQPSLVWHGSFLVKRTAQKKFAAALKKSTAKLANNYRVECSGPWPPYSFVGQHD; encoded by the coding sequence ATGGCGACTGCAATAAAGAAGAAGTCAGCGAAGAAGACAGCGAAGCAACCGGCGGGAGCGCTCTATCTCTACGGCATTTCGCTGCCCGCGAAGAAGTCCGTCGACATTCGCGCCGAGGCCGTGGACGGCAACGCTGCCGTCGAGTCCATTCGATTGGGCGGCTTCGACGCATGGATTAGCCGCGTAGATCGCAGCGAATACGCAGACCGTCTGGCTGAGAACATGGAGAACCTCGAGTGGCTGGCCACGATCGGCGTCCGCCATCAGCGCGCTGTCGGCGATTTAGCGTCGAAGGTCGAAATTCTGCCGGCACGCTTCGGCACGGTTTTCCTCAGCGAAGCATCGTTGCAAGAGCATATCGCGGGCCAGAAGAAGAGCATCCAATCGGTGTTCAAGAAGATTGCCGGCGCCGAAGAGTGGGGCATCAAGATCTTCCGCACGGCGACGCCAAAAGCTCCCGCAATGATCGAAGCCAGCAGCGGTACCGACTACCTGAAGCGCAAAGCCCAGACCGTCATGCCCCGTAAGAAGGAAGAAGATCCATCTTTGGCCGAGTTCGTGGAAGCTCTCAGCAAGGCCAGTGCCGACACCGCTGCCGGAGGCAAAGCCAGTGCGGGCCAGCCCAGCTTGGTGTGGCACGGATCGTTCCTCGTGAAGCGCACCGCGCAGAAGAAATTCGCGGCGGCGTTAAAGAAGTCCACCGCCAAGCTCGCGAACAACTATCGCGTAGAGTGTTCGGGCCCCTGGCCGCCGTATTCGTTTGTGGGGCAGCATGACTGA
- a CDS encoding gas vesicle protein gives MERVPTVSGTANLLDILDRILDKGLVIAGDVRISLANVELLTIRIRLLVCSVDKAEQIGLNWWRHDPNLTMPEPITRSVLPGTVPGAVRRDVRAEVRSTTVRSTAVRSTAKKGTTKARK, from the coding sequence ATGGAACGTGTACCTACAGTCTCCGGCACTGCAAACCTGCTCGACATTCTCGATCGCATCCTCGACAAGGGGTTGGTGATCGCGGGTGACGTACGAATCTCACTGGCGAATGTGGAGTTGTTGACCATCCGCATCCGCCTCCTGGTTTGTTCCGTGGACAAAGCGGAACAGATCGGGCTGAACTGGTGGCGCCATGATCCGAACCTGACGATGCCGGAACCGATCACGAGATCGGTATTGCCCGGCACGGTACCTGGGGCGGTTCGTCGCGACGTCAGGGCCGAAGTTCGCAGTACGACAGTTCGCAGTACAGCAGTTCGCAGTACAGCAAAGAAGGGCACGACCAAAGCGCGCAAGTAG
- a CDS encoding gas vesicle protein, producing the protein MTESDTGVMIFGGEGGDEVSLLEILDHVLNSGVVIHGTIIISLAGVDLIYLGLNVILTGIETVRRSNENKSLQQPKSVARPCEGR; encoded by the coding sequence ATGACTGAGTCCGATACCGGGGTAATGATCTTCGGCGGCGAAGGTGGCGATGAGGTCTCGCTGCTCGAGATCCTCGACCACGTGCTCAATTCGGGCGTCGTGATTCACGGGACTATCATTATTTCGTTGGCGGGAGTGGACTTGATCTACCTTGGCTTGAATGTCATCCTGACCGGCATCGAGACGGTACGCCGATCGAACGAAAACAAATCGCTCCAGCAGCCGAAGTCCGTCGCCCGGCCATGCGAGGGCCGGTAG
- a CDS encoding gas vesicle protein K: MSDQPVQVTPAEIAEAVADLKRQLNAVAGGSTERIDCNPETVEQGLAKLVLGLIELIRRLLERQAIRRMEGGSLNDEQVENMGLALMKLEQKVHQLAGEFGLTPKDLNLDLGPLGKLLDE, from the coding sequence ATGAGCGACCAGCCTGTCCAGGTCACCCCGGCGGAGATTGCCGAGGCCGTCGCCGACCTCAAGCGGCAGCTCAACGCGGTAGCCGGCGGCTCGACCGAGCGCATTGATTGCAACCCTGAAACCGTCGAACAGGGGCTGGCAAAGCTGGTTTTGGGGCTTATTGAGCTGATCCGGCGGCTTTTGGAGCGGCAGGCCATCCGACGTATGGAAGGCGGCAGCCTCAACGACGAACAGGTCGAGAACATGGGTCTGGCCTTGATGAAGCTGGAACAGAAGGTCCACCAGCTTGCTGGGGAGTTCGGGCTGACGCCCAAGGACCTGAACCTCGACCTTGGCCCCCTTGGGAAACTGCTCGACGAATAA
- a CDS encoding GvpL/GvpF family gas vesicle protein translates to MPILAYCVSLAHHFLDAPTSAVGQGMVYEVEDLGLRAWYSEVEEDTFSGAEHVTKAALEFHHFVSAVFREGTVLPFRFPTILESIDDLRTHLEDKTSWYTDALRQSEGLVQFEVRIVSKIKLPPDPESGREYLEARKALKERTTAAVSRLVQGLDDYLRDHHVKDTQQGTRVYLLVERGRIAEFRNAAGQIAIPAGFEVRLTGPWPPTEFVPTQEGEG, encoded by the coding sequence ATGCCGATCCTTGCCTATTGCGTTTCGCTCGCCCACCACTTTCTGGACGCTCCCACTTCCGCCGTTGGCCAGGGCATGGTCTATGAAGTGGAAGACCTCGGCCTGCGCGCCTGGTACTCCGAGGTAGAAGAAGACACCTTCTCCGGTGCTGAACACGTGACCAAGGCCGCTCTCGAGTTCCATCACTTCGTATCGGCGGTCTTTCGTGAAGGGACGGTGCTGCCATTCCGTTTTCCTACCATCCTCGAATCAATCGACGACCTACGCACTCATCTTGAAGACAAGACCAGTTGGTACACGGATGCATTGCGCCAGAGCGAAGGGCTGGTGCAGTTCGAAGTGCGGATCGTCAGCAAAATCAAGCTCCCTCCCGACCCGGAGTCGGGTAGGGAGTACCTCGAAGCGCGGAAGGCCCTGAAAGAACGGACCACCGCAGCGGTATCACGGCTCGTCCAAGGCCTGGACGATTACTTGCGCGATCACCACGTTAAAGACACTCAGCAGGGAACCAGGGTTTACCTCCTCGTGGAACGGGGCCGGATCGCTGAATTCCGCAACGCCGCCGGGCAGATCGCCATTCCGGCTGGCTTCGAAGTGCGTCTTACTGGCCCCTGGCCGCCGACCGAGTTCGTTCCCACCCAGGAGGGCGAAGGATGA